From a single Vibrio toranzoniae genomic region:
- the pnuC gene encoding nicotinamide riboside transporter PnuC: MDLFALLDINNTLVNIPIGDGYAMSWIEAFGTVFGLLCIWFASQEKTINYLFGLLNVTLFAVIFFQIQLYGLLLLQLFFFCANIYGWYAWTRPNEQGETLEVRWLSQNKLVATAAACAISIALLTMYIDPFFFALANIAVDSLNLFGADLAEPVLEPDAFPFWDATMTILSIVAQVLMTRKYVENWILWIVINIISVGIYATQGVYAMSVQYAILMFIAANGTREWARTAKRNSDKSLTQATAS, encoded by the coding sequence ATGGACCTATTCGCCCTACTTGATATCAACAATACTCTAGTCAATATCCCAATAGGTGATGGCTATGCAATGAGCTGGATCGAAGCCTTCGGTACTGTATTTGGCCTGTTGTGTATTTGGTTTGCAAGCCAAGAGAAAACCATTAACTACTTGTTCGGATTACTGAATGTCACCTTATTTGCGGTTATCTTTTTCCAAATTCAGTTATACGGACTTTTACTTCTTCAACTCTTTTTCTTCTGTGCCAACATTTACGGTTGGTACGCATGGACACGACCTAATGAGCAAGGTGAAACACTAGAAGTTCGTTGGTTGAGCCAAAATAAGCTCGTAGCAACGGCTGCAGCGTGTGCGATTTCGATTGCTTTGCTAACTATGTACATCGACCCATTCTTCTTTGCGCTAGCAAACATCGCGGTTGATAGCCTGAACCTATTTGGTGCGGATTTAGCGGAGCCAGTGCTTGAACCGGATGCGTTCCCATTCTGGGATGCGACCATGACCATTTTATCGATTGTTGCTCAAGTTCTTATGACACGTAAGTATGTTGAAAACTGGATACTTTGGATTGTAATTAACATTATCAGTGTTGGTATTTATGCGACGCAGGGCGTTTACGCAATGTCTGTTCAATACGCTATTTTGATGTTTATTGCGGCGAACGGTACTCGTGAGTGGGCTCGTACAGCTAAACGCAACAGTGATAAATCACTGACTCAAGCAACGGCTTCTTAG